A single region of the Coriobacteriia bacterium genome encodes:
- a CDS encoding 4Fe-4S binding protein: MSSVFAPMGVQDLVLNPSRCLNQRRADSSCRYCQHVCPNGAIRFVGQDVVLQRSKCIGCGVCIAACPMEAFSSRSWSEHELVEAVRKRSGISVEITCPRFEAEYGPLPGAERTTVCLRAYSPGALFEAALNYSVILRVDACKICDCVKGRSLLKTNVRLADTWIEALTSRRGRISCSEGTAADSLNVGGSDSAQEPPVDLRAHGRDFRVGFARQGSLLFSAFREVERRSHTANRSVRQRLTAQHVPKWKQRLRTTWLGDRRTAGVSTVWPALKVNTSACLACGVCRQFCPTGAIEQRIEDGEFKTFYTPGLCADCGLCAMSCTGQAIVREYGITADPFEERAILSEPAIVCERCGAPTFARDGSLCHWCASEPRIGELMESVKQIMRESKEKKSCER; encoded by the coding sequence TTGAGTAGTGTATTCGCCCCAATGGGAGTGCAAGATCTCGTGCTAAACCCGTCCCGCTGCTTGAATCAGCGCAGAGCCGATTCAAGTTGTCGTTATTGTCAACACGTATGCCCAAATGGGGCAATCCGTTTCGTAGGACAGGATGTCGTTCTCCAGCGTTCGAAGTGCATAGGTTGTGGCGTATGTATCGCTGCTTGTCCGATGGAGGCCTTTTCCTCTCGAAGTTGGTCCGAACATGAGCTGGTGGAAGCGGTCAGAAAGCGTTCCGGTATATCCGTAGAGATAACCTGTCCTAGGTTTGAGGCTGAGTACGGACCGCTTCCGGGGGCGGAAAGAACCACGGTCTGTCTGCGTGCATACTCTCCGGGCGCCCTCTTTGAGGCCGCGCTTAACTATAGCGTCATACTCAGAGTTGATGCCTGCAAGATTTGCGATTGCGTAAAAGGAAGGTCTCTTCTGAAAACCAATGTCCGCTTGGCGGATACTTGGATTGAGGCGTTGACAAGTCGCAGGGGACGTATCTCGTGCAGTGAAGGAACGGCAGCGGATTCCCTCAACGTGGGGGGCTCAGATTCCGCGCAAGAACCACCTGTGGATCTGCGTGCCCATGGTCGCGATTTCCGCGTAGGATTTGCTCGGCAGGGATCACTTCTGTTTTCGGCATTTCGTGAGGTTGAGCGTCGGTCGCACACGGCGAACCGGTCGGTCAGGCAGCGCCTTACGGCACAGCATGTACCGAAATGGAAACAGCGTTTGCGCACGACATGGCTGGGCGACAGGAGAACCGCAGGGGTTAGCACAGTCTGGCCTGCGCTCAAGGTCAATACATCTGCGTGTCTCGCTTGCGGGGTCTGCCGCCAGTTTTGTCCCACCGGAGCGATTGAACAACGTATTGAGGACGGAGAATTCAAGACCTTCTATACGCCAGGGTTGTGCGCGGATTGCGGCCTCTGTGCGATGTCCTGTACGGGACAGGCAATCGTGCGTGAATATGGCATAACGGCGGATCCATTTGAGGAGCGGGCCATCCTGAGCGAACCCGCAATCGTGTGCGAACGGTGTGGAGCCCCCACCTTTGCACGCGATGGAAGCCTTTGCCATTGGTGTGCCAGTGAGCCTAGGATCGGCGAACTGATGGAGTCGGTCAAACAGATAATGCGTGAGAGCAAAGAGAAGAAGAGTTGTGAACGATAA